One window from the genome of Alosa alosa isolate M-15738 ecotype Scorff River chromosome 15, AALO_Geno_1.1, whole genome shotgun sequence encodes:
- the LOC125308710 gene encoding olfactory receptor 52K2-like — translation MMSSNMSVYPVFSAVLTMETLKLAPPQNYPAFIFGTITYLSIVLCNTMILYVIVISKDLHKPMYILLFNMPLNDLVGATAFFPQMVFSLLSQNIFISHLACIFQAFLVHLYGAGALLILTAMAYDRYVAICKPLRYNSIFTNGYLIKLIVLMWTVDFSLIIILFTLLTRPKICRTEIMDPYCSNPALVRLTCGDTTMNNYYGLFITAFFQALSLSVVIYTYLHILIACVSSANRTNARSKALQTCATHLAVFLIFEGTILFNVLAYRIQGLPIGLHKFFALMMLTFPPFVNPLIYGLKTKEIKQKITIVFSKNRITVH, via the coding sequence ATGATGTCTTCTAATATGTCTGTCTATCCAGTCTTCTCTGCTGTTTTGACAATGGAAACACTTAAACTTGCACCACCACAAAATTATCCTGCATTCATCTTTGGGACTATAACCTATTTAAGCATTGTCCTTTGTAATACAATGATTCTTTATGTTATTGTCATCAGTAAAGATTTGCATAAACCCATGTATATTTTATTATTCAACATGCCACTTAATGACCTGGTGGGTGCAACTGCTTTTTTCCCACAAATGGTCTTTAGTCTTTTGTCCCAGAATATTTTTATATCCCATCTTGCGTGCATCTTCCAAGCATTTCTTGTGCACTTGTATGGAGCTGGAGCCCTTCTCATTCTAACCGCCATGGCATATGACAGGTATGTTGCCATATGTAAGCCTCTGAGGTACAACTCCATTTTCACAAACGGTTACCTGATTAAACTCATCGTTCTTATGTGGACTGTGGACTTCAGCCTGATCATCATTTTGTTTACATTACTCACGCGGCCTAAAATTTGCAGGACAGAAATAATGGATCCGTACTGTAGTAACCCTGCTTTGGTTAGGCTTACGTGTGGTGACACAACGATGAATAACTATTATGGTCTGTTTATAACTGCATTTTTCCAAGCCTTATCATTGTCTGTGGTGATTTACACTTACTTACACATTTTGATTGCTTGTGTCTCATCAGCAAATAGAACAAACGCAAGAAGCAAAGCACTCCAAACCTGTGCCACACATTTGGCAGTTTTCTTGATTTTTGAGGGCACGATTTTGTTCAATGTACTTGCTTATCGCATACAAGGTTTACCAATAGGTCTGCACAAGTTTTTTGCATTAATGATGCTTACATTTCCTCCTTTTGTAAACCCTTTAATATATGGCCTGAAGACTAAAGAAATTAAACAGAAAATTACCATTGTCTTCAGTAAAAATAGAATAACTGTTCATTAA